In a genomic window of Caldalkalibacillus salinus:
- a CDS encoding immunity 22 family protein, with the protein MEKQGWVSIWLGNINDEDSIGEYVDLTYDEDGESVPPQFFIDFNIDMDETDEDTIEKVVYKNSSSDISALLDGCSYEEIVIPKIQKSINLKKSYNAVILIYNFEYNSGIRSTGAFDFIAATNYSKRTLKGMEN; encoded by the coding sequence ATGGAAAAACAAGGATGGGTTTCAATTTGGTTAGGGAATATTAACGATGAGGACTCAATAGGAGAGTATGTTGATTTAACGTATGATGAGGATGGCGAGTCTGTCCCTCCCCAATTCTTTATCGATTTTAATATTGATATGGATGAAACAGATGAGGATACTATAGAAAAAGTGGTCTATAAGAATAGTAGTAGTGATATTTCAGCATTATTAGATGGGTGTTCGTATGAAGAAATTGTCATCCCAAAAATCCAGAAAAGTATAAACCTAAAGAAATCATATAATGCAGTAATTTTAATATATAATTTTGAATATAACAGTGGAATTAGATCAACTGGTGCTTTTGATTTTATTGCTGCTACAAATTATAGTAAGAGAACTCTTAAAGGTATGGAGAATTGA